The DNA sequence GTAGAGGCGGCCGCGGTCGACCTCGCAGATCCACTCGGCGACGTGATCGAGGAAGTAGCGATCGTGGGTCACGGCGAGGACGGCGCCGGGATACTTCGCGAGGTGCTGCTCGAGCCAGAGCACGCTCTCAGCGTCGAGGTGGTTCGTGGGCTCGTCGAGCAGCAGGAGATCGGGCTTCTGCAGGAGGAGCTTGCACAGCGCCACACGCCGCTTCTCACCGCCGGACAGGTTGGCCACGATCGCCTCGGACGGGGGCGTCCGCAGCGCGTCCATCGCCTGCTCGAGCTGGGAGTCCAGATCCCAGGCGTCGGCCGCGTCGATCGCCTCCTGGAGCGTCCCCATCTCGGCCAGCAGCGTGTCGAAATCGGCATCGGGGTCCGCCATGAGCCCGGAGATCTCGTTGAACCGGTCGAGCTGCTGCTTGATCGGACCGACGCCCTGCTGGACGTTCTCCAGGACCGTCTTGTCCTCGTCGAGCTCGGGCTCCTGCATCAGGATGCCGACGCTGTAGCCGGGGCTGAGCTTGGCCTCGCCGTTGCTCGGCGTGTCCATTCCCGCCATGATCTTCAGGATCGTGGACTTTCCCGCGCCGTTGGGCCCGACGACGCCGATCTTGGCCCCCGGGAGGAACGCCATCGTGACGTCGTCGAGGATCACCTTGTCGCCGACTGCCTTGCGGGCACGGACCATCGAGTAGATGTATTCAGCCATAACCGGTCCAGTCTACGTGCGCGCGGTCCTGCCCATCCGCCGTCACCAGTCGATCGGGCGCGTCTGACCGACCAAGCAGGTGCCCTCCGCGAGGACGGGCACGATCACGGCGACCGGCTCCCCGGTGGCCGGCCCCACCTGACCGACGAGGCAATCCTGACCCCAGCGCACCGAGAACTGGATGCTCTCGGCGGGATTGCCGACGGTGCTCCGATCGGGTGTCAGCTGCATCGCAGCCTTGTCGAAGCCGGCGGCGACAAGAGCGTCGACATATGCCTGCCCGGTGACCTGCTGGGGCGTGGCCCAGACCGCCGCGACGATGCTCGAGAACAGCGGCAGGTTGTCCTCGGCCGTGCCGTCCGGGATCAGCACGGGCCCCGTGGGTTCACCCGGTGACGGTGACGCAGACGGAGTCGCCGTCTCGACGGCCGTCGTCGTGAGCGGCTCGGCGTCCTGCCCGGCCGGTGTGCACCCGGAGAGGGCGATGAGGCCTGCAAGGAGGATCGCCGGGACCGGCGCTCCGGTCGCGCGTCGGCGGAGGGAGACTTTTCCGATCGCCGCCCGCGGCGCGCTCGGACGGCGGATGTCCGGGTGGCACTCGGGGCGGCGGGGCACGTCTCGAGTGTAAGTCGCGACGATTGCCCCGCCCGCCCCATGCCCGTCGCCGCGGTCAGAACGGCGTCTCGGCACCGACGAGCTCAGGCTCTCTCGGTTGCGCCGGCTCCACCGCCGGGGACGGGAGTGCGGGGCTCGCCGAGCTCGACGCCGACTGCTCCGCCACGTCCCAACCACCGTCGGAAGAAGTCGTCGCCCATTCCTCGGCGGGCGCGGCCGAGCCCGATTCGTCCGAGCGAGCGTCGTCGGAACGGAATGCCGTCGTGCCGAAGAGCAGGTCATGACCGATCGCATCGATGTCGATGTCGACCGACGTGCCGCGCTTCTCGCCGGTGTCCCAGTTGCGCACCTTGAGCCGCCCGGTCAGGATGACGCGTTCCCGGCGATGCAGCGACTCGTAGACGTGGTCGGCGAGCCTTCGGTACGCCGATGCCGTGTACCAGTTCGTCTCGCCGTCGACCCATGCCCCGGATGCCTTGTCGAAGCGGCGCTCCTTGCTCGCGACGCGGAACGTCGTGATGGGCACGCCGCCGCGCACCTTCCGCTCGGGGTCCGTGCCGATCGTTCCGACGATCGTGATCGTGTCGTTCATCTCGCATCCTCTCCTCCCGAAGTCCGTCCTCGGGCTGCGCCGGCGCCCCGTGCCCGTTGAGAGCGCCGGCGCAGCTCCACGATGCCCGTTTAAGGGCCAACAGGTGCGGGTCGAGCGGAGATCTGCGGACAACGTCGCGCCGAGGCGTCCTGGGGAGGAATCGACGAACTGCCGGCGTGTCGGAGGTCGAACGTATCTTCGATGGGAGGGGAGAACGACCATGACCGCACCATCGACCGCCGCCCGGCTCTCGGCGTCGCGCCGCGATGCCGCACCCGACCTGTCACCGCCCGTCCTCACCCGTGCGGTGTCACTCACGGCCGCGGGGCCCGCCCTGTGGCGGGTGATCGACCGCCCCGGCCGGGTGATCGGCCACCTCCAGGTGACGACCGCCGGCGCAGACACGCGGTATCGCGCTCGTCGCTTCCACGCGGCATCCGGTCGATTCCGCGAGCTGGGCGAATTCTGGGCGGCTGACGACGCCATCGATTGCCTGAGGTTCTCCCGCTGACGGCGGGCGGGGCTCAGATGACGGCGTGCCGGGATCAGATGACGGCGTCGAGCTGCATCGATGACTGCACGGGCGCCCCGCCGCACACCCGGGGCCATGCGTCGGCGAGTATCTCGACGGCGCGGATGAGCTCGGCAGGGCCGCTCGTGAAGGGAAGGCGAAGGTGCCGGTCGTACCCGCCGTCCACCGCGAATCTCGAGCCGGCCGACAGCAGCAGGCCTCGCGATCGCACGTCCATCACGAGCGGTGAACTCAGCGGGGCATCCAGCCCGATCCACAGCGACACTCCCCCGTGTACGACCGGAGTCCGCCAATCCGGGAGCAGCGTCGCGAGCGCCTCGCGAGCGGCATCCCGGCCTGCCCGGAGCAGATGGGAGCGCTGCGCGATCACTTCCGGGAATCGCCGCAGAGCGGCTGTCGCAATCGCCTGCTCGAACTCCGGGGTGCCCAGATCGTGCGCCGGACGAGCGGCCACGAGACGGCGGATCAGATCCGCGCCGGCCCGGACCCATCCCACGCGCAGCCCTCCCCACACCGTCTTGCCCAGCGAGCCGATCCGGATGACCGACTCCGGATCGCTCGCGAAGCCGGGCGACTGCAACCCGCGATCGATGTCGAGGTCGGCCGTGGTCTCATCGAGGACCAGGAACGTACCCGCGCGCTGTGCGGCCTCGCCGATCGAGATCCGCTCGTCTGCGGACATCGAACGCCCGGTCGGGTTCTGGAAGTCAGGCATCAGGTAGGCCAGCACCGGCAACGCGCGCGCAAACGCCTGCTCGGCGCGGTCCAGATCCCAGCCGTCCTCCGGGGTCACCGGTACACCGATCAGCCGGGCGCCCGCGCGCCGCAGGGCATCGGCAGCGTGCGGGTAGGTGGGCGTCTCGATCAGGACACGATCCCCCCTGCCCAGCAGCACGGCGGCGAGCAGGTGGATCGCGCTCTGCGCGCCTGTGGTGACCAGCACCTCGTCGACGGACGTCGGGATGCCGCGCTCGCGGTACCGGCCCGCGATCGCTTCGCGCAGATCGCTCCGGCCCACCATGTCGTATCCCGTCCGCGCGACGATCGAGGAGGCGGACAGACTGACATCCGAGAACAGTCCGGCCAGTCCGGGCCATGCCGGTGGGCTCGCCTGCTGGAGGTCGATGGCCCCCTCTCGCGGAGCGACAGCGCCGGCATCCGCTCGCCGTAGAGGCAGCGTCATGCTCCCCGACCCTCGCAGACTCGCGATATGTCCCGAATCGCGCAGGCTCCGGTACGCCGTCGCGACGGTGCTTCGACTCACTTGCAGCGCCGACGCCAGTTCGCGCTCGGCGGGAAGCGTCGTACGTGGCGCGATGCGGTTGTCGAGGCAGAGAAGACGGATGCCGTCGGCGAGGGCCTCATATGCCGGCTCACGCGTACGCCAACCACCTAGTGCCGCTCCGAGGGAACGAGCCGATATGCGGGAGTCCACCGGGCCAGACTATCCGCATTGGCCTGGTGCTACCAGTCCAATAATGCGATGAAATGGGGCCATGACGCGTCGTGTGGTGCAGCTCCTGGTCGGCCTCTTCCTCTATGGGGCAGGGTGCGCCCTCACGGTCGAGGCGGGGCTCGGGGTGGACCCGTGGACCGTCTTCGCCCAGGGCATCTCGGTCCACACGGGGATCGGCATCGGGTGGGTCACGAACATCGTGGGCTTCCTCGTCCTGCTCGTCTGGATCCCGCTCCGCCAGAAGCCCGGAATCGGCACGATCGCCAACATCCTCCTGGTCGGGACGAGCATGCAGGCCGTGCTCTGGCTCGTGCCGCCGGTCTCGGGCGTCCTCCTCCAGGTGGCCGTGCTGCTGGGTGGCATCGTCCTGGTCGCCCTGGCGTCGGGACTCTACATCGGGGCGCGATTCGGGCCCGGTCCCCGAGACGGCCTCATGACGGGTCTCCACGCACGTCTGGGCTGGCCGATCTGGGCGTGCCGTGCGTCCGTCGAGATCTCCGTGCTCGCGATCGGCTGGCTTCTGGGCGGCACCGTGGGCATCGGCACGGTCCTTTTCGCCGCGCTCATCGGCCCGCTCGTGCACGTCGCGCTCCCGCTCCTCGACACAGCGCGCGCGAACCCCGCCCTCGCGGCGAAGCCGTCCGACGCGTCAATCGCCCGCGTCTGACGGCTCCGTCCCCGTGGGGTGGATCAGTGCTCCTGGAACCGGGGCCAGTCGCTTCCGGCGGGCATCCGGGAATGCAGTGCGCTCTTCGCGACCTCCATCGACGGGTAGGTTCCCGCGGTCGTGTCCGCCCCGGCCATCGTGACGGTGTAGCCCTCGTCATCCTTGCGGATGCTGCCGGCGACTCCTGACGCTCCATAGGCGACCCAGAGGGCGTGGTGTGTCTCGGTCGTGCTCATCATCGAACTCCTTCCGTGTCTCCGAACGTACGCCGCCGGCGCGCGCGCTGCCAGTGCCACGCTGCGGCGACTTCCGGCTGTGCGAGGCGGACGGGTAGCGTAGATGTGTCACCCTCCGTAGCTCAGTGGAAGAGCGTCCGGTTTCTACCCGGCTGGTCGGGAGTTCGAATCTCTCCGGGGGGGCTTGTGCGCCCGAGATCCGTGTCCGTGCCCCCTGGCTAGGATGGAGCAATGGTGGGCGCTTCCGAGAACGATCGTCTCGTATGGATCGACTGCGAGATGACGGGCCTCGACCTCGAGATCGACGAACTCGTCGAGATCGCCGTCGTCGTGACCGACTTCGAACTCCGCCCTCTCGACCCGGGGTTCTCGATCGTCATCAAGCCCGATGACTCCGCGCTCGCGCACATGAACGACTTCGTGACGGCGATGCACGAGAAGTCAGGGCTCTTGACGGAGATTCCCCACGGCGTGAGCCTCGCCGAAGCCGAATTCGAGGCACTCGAATACATCCAGCGCTTCGTGCCACTGCAGGGCAAGGCGCCGCTGGCCGGCAACACGATCGGCACCGACCGCATGTTCCTGGCCAAGTACATGCCGCGCGTCGACAGGTGGCTTCACTACCGCAACGTCGATGTGTCCAGCATCAAGGAGCTCAGTAGACGCTGGTACCCCCGTGCCTACATCCACGCGCCGGCGAAGGGCGGCGGTCACCGCGCGTTGGCGGACATCCGCGAATCGATCCTCGAGCTGTCCTACTACCGCTCGGCCGTGTTCGTCCCCGAACCGGGGCCGACCAGCGACACGGCACGCGCCGCGGCATCGGCGGCGCTTTCGTCGTTCGCGCCCGAAGTATGAGAGAATCTTCGGGTTGCCCGCTCGCGCGGGAGACATGGTGGGTATAGCTCAGTTGGTAGAGCGCGGCCTTGTGGTGGCCGATGTCGCGGGTTCGAGCCCCGTTACTCACCCCAAGCAGGAGAGCATCTGATGCAGATGGATCCCGAGGGGTTCGAAGCACTCGTCACGGCCGAACTCGATCGGCTCCCCGACGACATGGTCGATGGTCTGGAGAACGTCGTGTTCGTGGTGGAAGACCGTCCGGAGGATGGAAGCCTCGACCTCCTCGGTCTGTATGACGGTTGGGCTCTGACCGAACGCGACCGCTACGGCATCGGCGAGTTGCCCGACCGGATCATCATCTACCGCGAGCCCCACCTGGCGGCATGCGAGACGGCCGATGAATTGCGCGACGAAGTGCATACGACGCTCGTGCATGAGATCGCCCATTTCTACGGCATCGACGACGAACGCCTGCACGAATTGGGATGGGCGTGATGTCGGTCGCACTCCCCGATCTCGGCGAAGACCTCCGCACCACGGGTTCCGAGCAGCCTCATCATCCTTGGCAGACGGTCGTCTGGAACGACCCCGTCAATCTGATGAGCTACGTCGCCCATGTCTTCCGCGAGTACTTCGGGTTCGATCGCCCCGAAGCCGAACGGCTCATGCTCGCTGTGCATCATGACGGGCACGCGGTCGTCGCAGAAGGCGCGAGGGAGCAGATGGAGCTGCATACTCAAGCCATGCACGACTACGGGCTCTGGGCGACAGTTCGGCAGGCGCCACGGTGACCGGTGATCGCAGCGTGGTCCTCGAACTGACACGCCTCGAGGCCACCCACCTCGCCGGCTTGGTGGCGCAGTTCGCCGAGCTTCTGGAGGACTCCGGCGCGGCGTCGAGCACGGATCCGGCGGTGCTCCGGCTGGTGCCGGACGCGTACGCCGATGACGCCGGCGCAGCGCGCGAGTTCCGCGAGCTCACCGAGCGCGATCTGCTGGAACGCCGCCGTGCGGACGCGGGCATCGTCCTCGGGTCTCTCTCACCCGCCGCGAGCTTCGCGGACGCGGACGACCCGATGGAGGTCGTCCACCTCACGCTGGATGCCGATGCCGTCCAGGCATGGCTGCGCGCTCTGGCCGCCATCCGCCTCGTGCTCGCGAACCGGCTCGGCATCGAGTCCGAAGACGATCACGACGACGAGGATCCCCGGTTCGGGATCTATGACTGGTTGGGCTACCGGTTGGACGGTCTCGTCCGCGCGGTCGAGAACGAGACCTGAATCGCAGATCCTCAGGGAATCGCGAAGACGTGCGTCGCCCGCAACGGCGGTCCGTCGGTGACGAGGTGTTCCTCCTCCTGTGCCGCCCACCGCGCCCAGTGCGGGCGATACGTATCGCCGTCGCGCGCCAGGGCGCGGCGCATGCGCGAGGGCGCCGGGGACTCGAGCCAGACGCGGACGTCTCCGAGTGCGGAGGTTTCCGCGGTCAACAGGCCTGAGCCCTCGACGATCAGCGGGAGGGACGGGTCGACGGCATGCGCCTCCGCCGGTGCGCCCACCTCCCAGTCCCACCGCTGCCAGACTCCGACGAGTCCGCGGGCGTGCGGCCGGAGGATCGCATCTCTGGCGAGCTCCACGCCGTCGCGGAGACCGTCCCAGCCCGGGTACAGCGAGTCCAGCGCGACGAGCTGCACGCGCCCGCGTAAGGGCCATTGGGCGACGAGCCGGCGCGCCAAGGACGTCTTCCCCGATCCGCTGCGCCCGTCGATGAGCACCACCGGATTGGATGCCGCCACCCCCACGACTGCCTGCGTGATGTGCGTGGCGGCGAGATCGAGCGCGTGTGCGACCGGATCGGCCCTAGCGCTTGAGGGCGCGGATGACACGGCTGAGTGCACGACCGGCGACCCATACGAAGGGGATGGCCACCGCCAGGAAGGACACGATGTTCGGCTCGAAGCTCAGCGAGTCGCCCTTGCGGACGTACGCCCCCAGGGGAGCCGCCCAGCTGCCGCCACCGCCGCCGCCGTTTCCGGACTCGTCGGATCCTCCACCGAAGCCCGACCACGACAGCGCGACGGGGACGATTTTGACGCCGTCGACGTCGATGGGCTCGCCGTACGCGCTGTGCACGCCGAGATTCGCGGACTGCTGACCGAGTTCAAGTGCGATGTTGGGCATTCCTTCACGCTACCCGTCGTGACGCGCGCTGCCCAGGCCCGAGCCCGGCCCGGCGGAATCCGACCCCGGCGCGCGCGGGTGCGACGGCAGCGCGGTGCCGCCGCGCGGCCCCCCGATCAGCGTCGCGCGGGTCACGGCGCCGCGCCCGAACCGCGCCGCCGCGTCATCGAGCGCGCCCTCCACGCGGCGCCACTCCTCGTCGTCGTCCCACAGCGCGAGATCGCCACCGCCCGACGGGCGCAGCTTCTCTGCGCGCACTCCCACCAGGCGGACCGGGAGGGGTCGGTCGAGCGCGTCGAACATCCCCAGCGCGGCTTCGCCGATGCGCTGACCCACCGCCGTGGGTTCGGGAAGGGTCTGCGACCGCGTGAGCGTCGTGAAGTCCGAGAAGCGGATCTTGATCGCGATCGTGCGCGCCTCCCAGCCGTTCGAGCGCAGGCGAGCACCCACGCGGTCGGCCAGCCGTCGCAGCTCTGAACGGAGGATCGTCGGCTCGTCGATGTCGGAGTGGAACGTCTCCTCGTGGCCGACGCTCTTCTCGACACGTTCGGTGTCGACCTCGCGCGCGTCCATGCCGCGCGACAACTGCCAGATGCGCTCGCCCATCGCGCTGCCGAGTGCACGGTCGAGCACCCCGCGGGGCGTGTCGAGGATGTCGGCGATCGTCCGGATGCCGCGTGCCTCGAGCGCCTCGGCGGATTTGGGGCCGATGCCCCAGAGCGCACGGACCGAGCGGGGCCGCAGGAAGTCCTCGGTCCGGTCGGCCGCCACGATCAGCAGACCGTCGGGCTTGCTGATCGTCGAGGCCATCTTGGCAACGTG is a window from the Microbacterium lacus genome containing:
- a CDS encoding DUF6993 domain-containing protein; the protein is MPRRPECHPDIRRPSAPRAAIGKVSLRRRATGAPVPAILLAGLIALSGCTPAGQDAEPLTTTAVETATPSASPSPGEPTGPVLIPDGTAEDNLPLFSSIVAAVWATPQQVTGQAYVDALVAAGFDKAAMQLTPDRSTVGNPAESIQFSVRWGQDCLVGQVGPATGEPVAVIVPVLAEGTCLVGQTRPIDW
- the ssb gene encoding single-stranded DNA-binding protein, giving the protein MNDTITIVGTIGTDPERKVRGGVPITTFRVASKERRFDKASGAWVDGETNWYTASAYRRLADHVYESLHRRERVILTGRLKVRNWDTGEKRGTSVDIDIDAIGHDLLFGTTAFRSDDARSDESGSAAPAEEWATTSSDGGWDVAEQSASSSASPALPSPAVEPAQPREPELVGAETPF
- a CDS encoding PLP-dependent aminotransferase family protein yields the protein MDSRISARSLGAALGGWRTREPAYEALADGIRLLCLDNRIAPRTTLPAERELASALQVSRSTVATAYRSLRDSGHIASLRGSGSMTLPLRRADAGAVAPREGAIDLQQASPPAWPGLAGLFSDVSLSASSIVARTGYDMVGRSDLREAIAGRYRERGIPTSVDEVLVTTGAQSAIHLLAAVLLGRGDRVLIETPTYPHAADALRRAGARLIGVPVTPEDGWDLDRAEQAFARALPVLAYLMPDFQNPTGRSMSADERISIGEAAQRAGTFLVLDETTADLDIDRGLQSPGFASDPESVIRIGSLGKTVWGGLRVGWVRAGADLIRRLVAARPAHDLGTPEFEQAIATAALRRFPEVIAQRSHLLRAGRDAAREALATLLPDWRTPVVHGGVSLWIGLDAPLSSPLVMDVRSRGLLLSAGSRFAVDGGYDRHLRLPFTSGPAELIRAVEILADAWPRVCGGAPVQSSMQLDAVI
- a CDS encoding methyltransferase, with amino-acid sequence MSTTETHHALWVAYGASGVAGSIRKDDEGYTVTMAGADTTAGTYPSMEVAKSALHSRMPAGSDWPRFQEH
- the orn gene encoding oligoribonuclease, translated to MVGASENDRLVWIDCEMTGLDLEIDELVEIAVVVTDFELRPLDPGFSIVIKPDDSALAHMNDFVTAMHEKSGLLTEIPHGVSLAEAEFEALEYIQRFVPLQGKAPLAGNTIGTDRMFLAKYMPRVDRWLHYRNVDVSSIKELSRRWYPRAYIHAPAKGGGHRALADIRESILELSYYRSAVFVPEPGPTSDTARAAASAALSSFAPEV
- a CDS encoding metallopeptidase family protein, with product MQMDPEGFEALVTAELDRLPDDMVDGLENVVFVVEDRPEDGSLDLLGLYDGWALTERDRYGIGELPDRIIIYREPHLAACETADELRDEVHTTLVHEIAHFYGIDDERLHELGWA
- the clpS gene encoding ATP-dependent Clp protease adapter ClpS, coding for MGVMSVALPDLGEDLRTTGSEQPHHPWQTVVWNDPVNLMSYVAHVFREYFGFDRPEAERLMLAVHHDGHAVVAEGAREQMELHTQAMHDYGLWATVRQAPR
- a CDS encoding DUF2017 family protein, giving the protein MTGDRSVVLELTRLEATHLAGLVAQFAELLEDSGAASSTDPAVLRLVPDAYADDAGAAREFRELTERDLLERRRADAGIVLGSLSPAASFADADDPMEVVHLTLDADAVQAWLRALAAIRLVLANRLGIESEDDHDDEDPRFGIYDWLGYRLDGLVRAVENET
- a CDS encoding DNA polymerase IV, producing MGRGDGTGRLVSPDGADDTGTGILHVDMDAFYAAVEVLDDPSLKGKPLIVGGVEGRGVVSSASYEARRFGVRSAMNMAQALRLCPTAITVTPHFERYLAVSAQVMSVFHDVTPLVEPLSIDEAFLDVRGARRLWGSPGEIARSLRRRVREETGLTCSIGVAATKHVAKMASTISKPDGLLIVAADRTEDFLRPRSVRALWGIGPKSAEALEARGIRTIADILDTPRGVLDRALGSAMGERIWQLSRGMDAREVDTERVEKSVGHEETFHSDIDEPTILRSELRRLADRVGARLRSNGWEARTIAIKIRFSDFTTLTRSQTLPEPTAVGQRIGEAALGMFDALDRPLPVRLVGVRAEKLRPSGGGDLALWDDDEEWRRVEGALDDAAARFGRGAVTRATLIGGPRGGTALPSHPRAPGSDSAGPGSGLGSARHDG